One Meiothermus sp. QL-1 DNA segment encodes these proteins:
- a CDS encoding menaquinone biosynthetic enzyme MqnA/MqnD family protein → MSYVLGVPRYANVAPLYHFLEEGDGIAFRYGVPTELNRWLLEGSVDLSLVSSYFYLQHADKLRPLPDFSIADLGPVYSVNLFHRKPWCELRRIALTTESATSVRLLQHLLETDGILADYSPEQGGLELLERYDAVLLIGDQAITTYCGLLSILPESVHQVPREIGGLRITDLSMKWFERTRLPFVFALWTTRKNAPPPPEVVRRLRQARSLGLGNLAAVASHEAQRLGVPKQLMQHYLWNFRYHLELPDRLGLEAFAQAVGLPYPDDYWDV, encoded by the coding sequence ATGAGCTACGTTCTGGGCGTTCCCCGCTACGCCAATGTGGCCCCCCTTTACCACTTCCTGGAAGAAGGCGACGGCATCGCCTTTCGTTACGGGGTGCCCACCGAGCTCAACCGCTGGCTGCTGGAAGGCTCGGTGGACCTGAGCCTGGTCTCCTCCTACTTCTACCTGCAACACGCCGACAAGCTCCGGCCCCTGCCCGACTTTAGCATCGCCGACCTGGGGCCGGTCTACTCGGTCAACCTGTTCCACCGCAAACCCTGGTGCGAGCTGCGGCGCATTGCCCTCACCACCGAAAGCGCCACCTCGGTCCGGCTGCTGCAGCACTTGCTCGAGACCGACGGCATCCTTGCAGACTACAGCCCCGAGCAGGGAGGGCTCGAGCTTTTGGAGCGCTACGACGCGGTGCTCCTGATCGGCGACCAGGCCATCACCACCTACTGCGGCCTGCTCTCCATCCTGCCCGAATCGGTGCACCAGGTCCCCCGGGAAATCGGGGGCCTCCGCATCACCGACCTCTCCATGAAGTGGTTTGAGCGCACCCGGCTGCCCTTCGTGTTCGCCCTCTGGACCACCCGGAAAAACGCCCCCCCACCCCCTGAGGTGGTGCGCCGGCTGCGCCAGGCCCGCTCTTTGGGGCTGGGCAATCTGGCCGCGGTGGCCAGCCACGAGGCCCAGCGCCTGGGGGTGCCCAAGCAGCTGATGCAGCACTACCTGTGGAACTTTCGCTACCACCTGGAGCTTCCCGACCGGCTGGGCCTGGAGGCCTTCGCCCAAGCGGTGGGGCTGCCCTACCCCGACGACTACTGGGATGTGTGA
- the mqnE gene encoding aminofutalosine synthase MqnE: MNDRYVPPLRDPRLGPIVDKVEAGRRLTFEEGLLLYNTPDYHTLMWLANRVRERKHGHKTYFVHSLRLEFTNICYVGCTFCAFAARKGDPRAWDYDVEEVVAKVREKWEPGLTELHMSSGHHPTRPWRYYPELVRALNENFPGLQVKAFTAAEIEHLSKIAKKPTLEVLRELKEAGLAALPGGGAEIFAERVRRQIAKNKVKAEKWLQIHREAHSLGIRTNATMLYGHIETLEERLDHMDRLRRLQDETGGFYSFIPLAFQPDANALAYNLGKTEFTTGLDDLRNLAVARLYLDNFDHIKGYWVMISSELVQVSLDWGVSDIDGTIIEEHIAHAAGATSPLGLSRQKMVELIRAAGRVPVERDALYNELRVYTEEAQTAAGHPL; the protein is encoded by the coding sequence ATGAACGACCGCTACGTCCCACCCCTGCGCGACCCGAGGCTGGGCCCCATCGTGGATAAGGTCGAGGCTGGCCGACGCCTTACCTTTGAGGAGGGGCTGCTTCTCTACAACACCCCCGACTACCACACCCTGATGTGGCTGGCCAACCGGGTGCGCGAGCGCAAGCACGGGCACAAGACCTATTTTGTGCACTCCCTCAGGCTCGAGTTCACCAACATCTGCTACGTGGGGTGCACCTTCTGCGCCTTCGCCGCCCGCAAGGGCGACCCCAGGGCCTGGGACTACGACGTAGAGGAGGTGGTGGCCAAGGTGCGGGAGAAGTGGGAGCCCGGCCTGACCGAGCTGCACATGTCGAGCGGCCACCACCCCACCCGGCCCTGGCGCTACTACCCCGAGCTGGTGCGGGCCTTGAACGAGAACTTCCCCGGGCTCCAGGTCAAGGCCTTCACCGCAGCGGAGATCGAGCACCTCTCCAAAATAGCCAAAAAGCCCACCCTGGAAGTCCTGCGCGAGCTCAAGGAGGCCGGTCTGGCCGCGCTGCCGGGGGGTGGGGCAGAGATCTTCGCCGAGCGGGTGCGCCGCCAGATTGCCAAGAACAAGGTCAAGGCCGAGAAGTGGCTGCAGATTCACCGCGAGGCCCACAGCCTGGGCATCCGCACCAACGCCACCATGCTCTACGGCCACATCGAGACCCTGGAGGAGCGCCTCGACCACATGGACCGGCTGCGCAGGCTGCAAGACGAGACCGGGGGCTTCTACAGCTTCATCCCCCTGGCCTTCCAGCCCGACGCCAACGCGTTGGCCTATAACCTGGGCAAGACCGAGTTCACCACCGGCCTGGATGACCTCCGGAACCTGGCGGTGGCAAGGCTATACCTGGACAACTTCGACCACATCAAGGGCTACTGGGTGATGATCTCCTCTGAGCTGGTGCAGGTCTCGCTGGACTGGGGGGTCTCGGACATCGACGGCACCATCATCGAGGAGCACATCGCCCACGCTGCCGGGGCCACCTCGCCTTTAGGGCTCTCCCGCCAGAAGATGGTCGAGCTCATCAGGGCTGCCGGGCGGGTACCGGTGGAGCGGGACGCTTTGTACAACGAGCTCAGGGTCTACACCGAGGAAGCGCAGACCGCAGCCGGCCACCCGCTATGA
- a CDS encoding menaquinone biosynthesis decarboxylase, which yields MYRNLQAFIADLERAGELVRVRQPVSCELEITEIADRLVKAGGPALLFERVEGREFPVFIGGFGTAERAARALGVKSLDELAQRVERLLQLEPGRGGLKAALGLLPKLRELRGFFPKRVRGGPVQEVVWRGEEVDLFRLPILKCWPLDGGPYITLPLVITKDPENGELNLGMYRMQVLDRRSTAMHWQLHKVGRRHYDKAKKLGRRLEVAVALGGDPILTYAATAPLPPIPGVSEFNLAGFLRGAPVELTRGVTVDLPVPAEAEFVLEGYVDPAEDLVVEGPFGDHTGFYTLEDFYPRFHITAITHRRRAVYPATIVGRPPMEDAYLIEASERLFLPAARLILPEIQDYHMPPAGVAHNWVNVAIHKSYPGQAYKVAQGMLGLGQMMFAKVLVVLDAGAPLKGAAALEAALAQALPGRDTLLTRGPIDVLDHSSRAMGYGGKLIIDGTRKLPEEGGPVPFTPRAHSSLPALPGVRQRQLPGLWMVTLEKTRPHQAREVAERLLAAPESAGIRLLLLTDADTALEFDEVMWAVLNNIDPERDAWVMPGAEGPVLVLDGTRKLPEEGFTRGWPPKIVMAPEVVQRVNQRWASLGLPPLPPKELVEA from the coding sequence ATGTACAGGAACCTGCAGGCCTTTATCGCCGACCTAGAGCGCGCGGGGGAGCTGGTGCGGGTGCGCCAGCCGGTCTCCTGCGAGCTGGAGATCACCGAGATCGCCGACCGCCTGGTCAAGGCCGGGGGGCCGGCCCTCCTTTTTGAGCGGGTGGAGGGGCGCGAATTCCCGGTTTTTATCGGCGGCTTCGGCACCGCCGAGCGGGCTGCGCGGGCCTTGGGAGTGAAAAGTCTGGACGAGCTGGCCCAGCGGGTCGAGCGCCTTCTGCAGCTCGAGCCCGGCCGGGGGGGGCTCAAGGCTGCCCTGGGCCTTCTGCCCAAGCTGCGGGAGCTCCGGGGCTTCTTTCCCAAGAGGGTGCGGGGCGGACCGGTCCAGGAGGTGGTCTGGCGGGGCGAGGAGGTGGACCTCTTCCGCCTGCCCATCCTCAAGTGCTGGCCCCTGGACGGGGGGCCCTACATCACCCTGCCTTTGGTCATCACCAAGGACCCCGAGAACGGTGAACTCAACCTGGGCATGTACCGCATGCAGGTGCTGGACCGGCGAAGCACCGCCATGCACTGGCAGCTTCACAAGGTGGGGCGGCGCCACTACGACAAGGCCAAAAAGCTGGGGCGGCGGCTCGAGGTGGCGGTGGCCCTAGGGGGCGACCCCATCCTGACCTACGCCGCCACCGCCCCCCTGCCGCCCATCCCCGGGGTGAGCGAGTTCAACCTGGCCGGCTTCCTGCGGGGTGCCCCAGTGGAGCTGACCCGGGGGGTGACGGTCGACCTGCCGGTGCCGGCAGAGGCCGAGTTCGTGCTGGAGGGCTATGTAGACCCGGCTGAAGACCTGGTGGTGGAGGGGCCTTTTGGCGACCACACCGGCTTCTACACCCTGGAAGACTTCTATCCGCGCTTCCACATCACCGCCATCACCCACCGCCGGCGCGCGGTCTACCCGGCCACCATCGTGGGCCGACCCCCCATGGAGGACGCCTATTTGATCGAGGCCTCGGAGCGCCTCTTCCTCCCCGCAGCCCGCCTCATCCTGCCCGAGATTCAGGACTACCACATGCCCCCCGCCGGGGTGGCCCACAACTGGGTCAACGTGGCCATCCACAAAAGCTACCCTGGCCAGGCCTACAAGGTGGCCCAGGGGATGCTGGGCCTGGGCCAGATGATGTTCGCCAAGGTGCTGGTGGTGCTGGACGCCGGGGCCCCCCTCAAGGGCGCGGCTGCGCTCGAGGCTGCGCTGGCCCAGGCCCTGCCGGGGCGGGACACCCTGCTTACCCGGGGCCCCATCGACGTGCTGGACCACAGCAGCCGGGCGATGGGCTACGGCGGCAAGCTGATCATCGACGGCACCCGCAAGCTGCCCGAAGAGGGCGGCCCGGTGCCCTTCACCCCCCGCGCCCACTCCAGCCTGCCTGCCCTACCCGGGGTGCGGCAGCGGCAACTCCCCGGCCTCTGGATGGTCACCCTGGAGAAGACCCGGCCCCACCAGGCCCGGGAGGTGGCCGAAAGGCTTCTGGCCGCCCCTGAGAGCGCGGGCATCCGGCTTCTTCTCCTCACCGATGCCGACACCGCCCTGGAATTCGACGAGGTGATGTGGGCGGTGCTCAACAACATCGACCCCGAGCGCGATGCCTGGGTCATGCCGGGGGCGGAGGGGCCGGTGCTGGTGCTGGACGGCACCCGCAAGCTGCCCGAGGAGGGCTTTACCCGGGGCTGGCCGCCTAAGATCGTAATGGCCCCGGAGGTGGTGCAGCGGGTAAACCAGCGCTGGGCCAGCCTGGGCCTCCCTCCCCTGCCCCCCAAGGAGCTGGTCGAGGCCTGA
- a CDS encoding NUDIX hydrolase, with amino-acid sequence MRQGSPPPAKPQARRRVTSAGGVVLRERAGGSGLEVLLIAVKDGRVWSLPKGQVEPGERYPQTAVREVWEETGIRARVLAPLGSIRYHFTVRDDGVPTTVTKEVHHFLMGYVAGRPRPQKEEVDGVDWVPVREALRRLSHQNERDAVLRALARWEAMAPALQKPQG; translated from the coding sequence ATGCGCCAGGGTAGCCCGCCTCCGGCCAAACCGCAGGCCCGCCGCCGGGTAACCTCGGCGGGGGGGGTGGTGTTGCGGGAGCGGGCCGGTGGAAGCGGGTTGGAGGTGCTGCTCATCGCGGTCAAGGATGGGCGGGTTTGGAGCCTGCCCAAGGGCCAGGTGGAGCCCGGGGAGCGGTATCCGCAGACGGCGGTGCGGGAGGTTTGGGAGGAGACCGGCATTCGGGCCCGGGTGCTGGCCCCTCTGGGCAGCATCCGCTACCACTTCACCGTGCGGGACGACGGCGTTCCCACCACCGTGACCAAGGAGGTCCACCACTTCCTTATGGGCTACGTGGCCGGGCGGCCGAGGCCGCAGAAGGAAGAGGTGGACGGGGTGGACTGGGTGCCGGTGCGGGAGGCCTTGCGCCGGCTTTCGCACCAGAACGAGCGGGACGCTGTGTTGCGGGCCCTGGCCCGCTGGGAGGCGATGGCCCCTGCTCTGCAGAAGCCGCAGGGCTAG
- a CDS encoding response regulator — translation MQGAKVLVVDDSTSVRKVLERLLSTRGLQVTTSETAEQGLEIIQRNTPHLVIADVVMPGMSGFELCQTLKHNQATQNLPVILISGIINDGVVAQAQQAGAFDVVSKPFTPDELFPKIERALRASQAALRPSTPPSTPSPSPLQEALGPFLEKPEVESVLILGHGGQVLAQSGQPIEETETLATYLHTLLSIAGVMGERYHLAAVQHLSLEYPGKTLLLSRLGEKTTLVLVLRGTGGTGVIRYLVLKQMPHLKAALGG, via the coding sequence ATGCAAGGAGCCAAGGTTCTAGTCGTGGACGACAGCACCAGCGTACGCAAGGTGCTGGAACGCCTGTTGTCCACCCGCGGCCTCCAGGTCACCACCAGCGAAACCGCCGAGCAGGGCCTGGAGATAATCCAACGCAACACCCCACATCTGGTCATCGCCGATGTGGTCATGCCCGGAATGAGCGGATTTGAGCTGTGCCAGACGCTCAAGCACAACCAGGCCACCCAGAACCTGCCGGTCATCCTGATCTCCGGCATCATCAACGATGGGGTGGTGGCCCAGGCCCAGCAGGCCGGGGCCTTCGACGTGGTCTCCAAACCCTTTACCCCAGACGAGCTCTTCCCCAAAATCGAGCGCGCCCTCCGGGCCAGCCAGGCCGCCCTCCGTCCCTCCACCCCCCCGAGCACCCCGTCCCCTAGCCCCCTGCAGGAAGCGCTCGGGCCCTTTTTGGAAAAGCCCGAGGTGGAATCGGTCCTAATCCTCGGCCACGGAGGGCAGGTCCTGGCCCAAAGCGGCCAGCCCATCGAGGAGACCGAGACCCTGGCCACCTACCTGCACACCCTGCTGTCCATTGCGGGGGTGATGGGCGAGCGCTACCACCTGGCCGCGGTACAGCACTTGAGCCTCGAGTACCCCGGAAAAACCCTGCTTCTAAGCCGCCTTGGTGAGAAGACCACCCTGGTGCTGGTCCTGCGGGGCACCGGCGGCACCGGGGTGATCCGCTACCTGGTGCTCAAGCAGATGCCCCATCTCAAAGCAGCCCTCGGCGGCTAG
- a CDS encoding DUF4388 domain-containing protein has translation MKALILTSQPSQGSLLKESFALSGFEVRVEDSALYAMTLLERNRPDLIVSGATLGDLSGLEFFELVRADPQLAHIPFVLLADTPPAKTGEFDLVLPSATPAAEVVRSAYRLILDLTRKTHAPEMSPSLQGYLGDVSLFDLAQWLAKSAKTGRLHVEIGGERAGWLFSKGQLIHAEYGEKTGEDAVLHLLLQAERIRQGRFHFEPLGEADFFLEPITIRKTTDQLLLSLAVEMDHRRQGLH, from the coding sequence ATGAAGGCCTTGATCCTAACCAGCCAGCCCAGCCAGGGCAGCCTGCTCAAAGAGAGCTTCGCCTTGTCGGGGTTTGAGGTGAGGGTTGAGGACAGCGCCCTTTACGCCATGACCCTTTTAGAGCGCAACCGCCCCGACCTTATCGTAAGCGGCGCCACGCTGGGCGACCTGAGCGGCCTCGAGTTCTTCGAGCTGGTGCGCGCCGATCCCCAGCTCGCCCACATCCCCTTCGTCCTGCTGGCCGACACCCCCCCGGCAAAGACCGGCGAATTCGACCTGGTGCTTCCCTCAGCCACCCCGGCTGCCGAGGTGGTGCGCAGCGCCTACCGGCTGATCCTGGATCTCACCCGCAAGACCCACGCGCCCGAGATGAGCCCCAGCCTGCAGGGCTACCTGGGGGACGTGAGCCTCTTCGACCTGGCCCAGTGGCTGGCCAAGTCGGCCAAGACCGGCCGATTGCACGTGGAAATCGGCGGCGAGCGGGCAGGCTGGCTATTCAGCAAGGGCCAGCTCATCCACGCCGAGTACGGAGAAAAAACCGGTGAGGATGCCGTGCTGCACCTTTTGCTGCAGGCCGAGCGTATCCGGCAGGGCAGGTTTCACTTCGAGCCTTTAGGCGAGGCCGACTTCTTCCTCGAGCCCATCACCATCCGCAAAACCACCGACCAGCTTTTGCTCTCCTTGGCGGTGGAGATGGACCACCGGCGGCAGGGCCTTCACTAG
- a CDS encoding response regulator → MSTTTPDLLQSFLDEAWETVVVFEQTPEFLAIGRHEPLVVMAHRLKGSAGLYGFPQTAQLAALAERILEGAARYNEAQRERVALFMEQLTAVLSTALENIAISGKEGPVGLELARLGAARVVQELAELNPEALAPPEETAPPPAPEEGGVVEALRRFHQQNQEFWEFFAPETLENLELAQQALLQMETGDPEGEHLRALFRAMHTIKGAAYSVGCQPIGAFAHQLEDLLTEVREGRLAWGPAIAQAVLEGTQVIGQMLRVAEGKENAVYLTQAQNRLAQLLGRAAPAPDPSAPLPQREPSRAASVRVSLERLDALLNIAGEVLVTRSRLALMAQRFEELENLLEAARERLLRTTTDFEARYLNPRLSLSQEASSPAQTTLGKTVQELFTELEFDRYDDLNILARSIQEMTSDITEIRNSLSEQIKAFQQETEQFGKLAQALRSEVGRARLVPIGRLYQRLSRQVQQLAKGKAVEIRFQGEQVELDSVVLEGLSEALIHLVNNALAHGIESPEERLARGKPAKGTLKLRSYTQRNALVLEVSDDGRGIDLEALKQKAVEKGFCTPEEVRAMGPEEAIELIFLPGLSTASEVSDVAGRGVGMEAVANAVRRLRGELSVETQAGLGTTFRLRLPQNLVVSDLLLLEVGGQVLALPRENLLTLLIAPKNQPEVLHQGQPVPIQPLHRLLGLPEGEQDEYALALVEGRGGQWVALGADRFLGLEQSLVKPLQPPLAELPHLLGATISPTGEVILVLSPSGLLAFSSAAPTPRSETPAEKRLPVLLVDDSLSVRRVVGQMLRKAGYSVITAADGQEALEILEQQTFRAVVTDLEMPRMSGFELLEELRRRPHLAHLPVAVLTTRASAKHRDLALELGANAYLTKPADAVELERFLRAT, encoded by the coding sequence ATGTCCACCACGACGCCCGATCTCTTGCAAAGCTTTTTGGACGAGGCCTGGGAGACCGTGGTGGTCTTCGAGCAAACCCCCGAGTTCCTGGCCATCGGCCGGCATGAGCCTTTGGTGGTGATGGCCCACCGGCTCAAGGGCTCGGCGGGGCTTTACGGGTTTCCCCAAACCGCCCAGCTAGCCGCACTGGCCGAGCGCATCCTGGAAGGGGCGGCGCGCTACAACGAGGCCCAGCGCGAGAGGGTGGCCCTGTTCATGGAGCAGCTCACCGCGGTGCTAAGCACGGCGCTGGAGAACATCGCCATAAGTGGGAAGGAAGGGCCGGTGGGCCTCGAGCTGGCCCGTTTGGGGGCTGCTCGGGTTGTCCAGGAGCTGGCCGAGCTCAACCCCGAGGCCCTCGCCCCCCCCGAGGAAACCGCCCCGCCTCCAGCCCCTGAAGAGGGTGGGGTGGTGGAGGCGCTCAGGCGCTTCCACCAGCAAAACCAAGAATTCTGGGAGTTCTTCGCCCCGGAAACCCTGGAAAACCTGGAGCTGGCCCAGCAGGCCCTTTTGCAGATGGAGACGGGCGACCCGGAAGGAGAACACCTCCGGGCTCTGTTTCGGGCCATGCACACCATCAAGGGAGCGGCCTACTCGGTAGGCTGCCAGCCCATCGGGGCCTTTGCCCACCAGCTCGAGGACCTGCTGACGGAGGTGCGTGAGGGGCGCCTGGCCTGGGGCCCTGCCATCGCCCAGGCCGTGCTGGAGGGTACCCAGGTCATAGGGCAGATGCTCAGGGTGGCCGAGGGAAAGGAAAACGCGGTCTACCTAACCCAGGCCCAAAACCGCCTGGCCCAGCTTCTGGGTCGGGCCGCCCCCGCGCCCGACCCCTCCGCCCCCCTCCCCCAGCGCGAGCCCAGCCGAGCGGCCTCGGTGCGGGTAAGCCTAGAACGCCTAGATGCGCTGCTCAACATCGCCGGGGAGGTTCTGGTGACCCGCTCGCGCCTGGCGCTCATGGCCCAGCGCTTCGAGGAGCTGGAAAACCTGCTGGAAGCCGCCCGCGAACGGCTGTTGCGCACCACCACCGACTTCGAGGCCCGCTACCTGAACCCACGCCTATCCCTGTCCCAGGAAGCCTCGAGCCCGGCCCAGACCACCCTGGGCAAAACCGTTCAGGAGCTCTTCACCGAGCTCGAGTTCGACCGCTACGACGACCTCAACATCCTGGCCCGCTCCATCCAGGAGATGACCAGCGACATCACCGAGATTCGCAACAGCCTGAGCGAGCAGATCAAGGCCTTCCAGCAGGAGACCGAACAGTTCGGCAAACTGGCCCAGGCCCTGCGCAGCGAGGTGGGCCGGGCCCGGCTGGTGCCCATCGGGCGCCTTTATCAACGCCTATCCCGCCAAGTGCAGCAGCTCGCCAAAGGGAAGGCCGTGGAAATCCGCTTCCAGGGCGAGCAGGTCGAGCTGGACTCGGTGGTGCTGGAGGGCCTGAGCGAGGCCCTGATTCATCTGGTCAACAACGCCCTTGCCCACGGCATCGAAAGCCCCGAGGAGCGCCTGGCCCGGGGCAAACCCGCCAAGGGCACCCTGAAGCTTCGCAGCTACACCCAGCGCAATGCCCTGGTGCTGGAGGTCAGCGACGACGGGCGGGGCATAGACCTCGAGGCCCTCAAGCAAAAGGCGGTGGAAAAGGGCTTTTGCACCCCCGAGGAGGTCCGGGCCATGGGCCCCGAGGAGGCTATAGAGCTGATCTTTCTCCCGGGGCTTTCCACCGCCTCCGAGGTCAGCGACGTGGCCGGGCGAGGGGTGGGCATGGAGGCGGTGGCCAACGCCGTGCGCCGCCTGCGGGGGGAGCTGAGCGTGGAAACCCAGGCCGGGCTGGGCACCACCTTCCGCCTGCGCCTGCCCCAAAACCTGGTGGTCTCGGACCTGCTTTTGCTCGAGGTCGGCGGCCAGGTGCTGGCCCTGCCCCGGGAGAACCTCCTTACCCTGCTCATAGCCCCCAAAAACCAGCCAGAAGTGCTTCACCAGGGGCAGCCTGTGCCCATCCAGCCCCTCCACCGGCTGCTGGGCCTGCCCGAGGGCGAGCAGGACGAGTATGCTCTAGCGCTGGTGGAAGGGCGCGGTGGGCAGTGGGTGGCGCTGGGGGCCGACCGCTTTTTGGGACTGGAGCAAAGCCTGGTCAAGCCCCTTCAGCCCCCCCTGGCCGAGCTGCCCCACCTGCTAGGGGCCACCATCTCGCCCACCGGGGAGGTCATCCTGGTGCTGAGCCCCAGCGGGCTCCTCGCTTTCTCCAGCGCTGCGCCCACCCCCAGGAGCGAAACCCCCGCCGAAAAGCGCCTCCCGGTGCTGCTGGTGGACGACTCCCTCTCGGTGCGGCGGGTGGTGGGCCAGATGCTGCGCAAGGCGGGCTACTCGGTCATCACAGCAGCCGACGGGCAGGAAGCCCTGGAAATCCTAGAGCAACAGACCTTCCGCGCGGTGGTCACCGACCTGGAGATGCCCCGCATGTCGGGCTTCGAGCTTCTCGAGGAGCTGCGCCGCCGGCCCCACCTGGCCCACCTACCGGTGGCGGTGCTCACCACCCGGGCCTCGGCCAAGCACCGCGACCTGGCGCTGGAGCTGGGGGCAAACGCCTATCTGACCAAGCCCGCCGACGCAGTAGAATTGGAGCGCTTCCTGCGGGCTACTTAG
- a CDS encoding methyl-accepting chemotaxis protein, with protein MALQRELREVEVREVGLLGAQPRKVRVDAGILEAPNTGFFGNLRIPYKLALLVLPLLFPLFYLLVSLVLKQQAEINFVRAEKQGVAFLQHTGSLAKAISEHRSLVALGGSTPLQQQKAEEVDRAFASLEQLARNEADPFDLIQPLEALRARWNALLNPGSDPREHAQLIQELNRLSEQIAFRSNLLLDPTVQVYWLADSVVYRLPQVLEVLGLTQVLGSSALRSKSLSPEQERRLGGLLAALASRTPQPWEIPSVTASLERSIQNALNANPELGSTLAEQVSSARAITEGAAELARREVLSRRFGLEAAQFHEQLSRPIEAYFAVQTVGLYQLNALLEQRLGRLVNNQVLSLFIVLAALVLSLWLILGVLNSILAPVRELTKTATQLGQGSLDSLVRLRSNDELGLVGKTLNQSILTLRSLMERQEEERQRGLLLQENVRRFLDVATEIAKGDLTRRGEVSGDILGSVVDAVNLTVEEIGLLLKEVRAVAETVNQNASEMEQLSISIASGALEQAQEVGQVQLQTQQVTQGIRQMASSSGQAAEAAQKTLEAAQEGQRVVAQTLLGMDEIRAQMQSMAQSVEGLAQRSSEIEQITRLLEEFASQTNLLALNAAFEAAGAGAAGRRFAVVAEEIRKLAEESARETSRVNLMVQQVQSEIARVVERVQEGAREVETGHTLAQSAGRRLEEIGRLATQSAHLAQAISHLAQSQAEAVERVDQAVHRIAQTAQRTGEKSQAGQQLAQRLRALSAQLLRGLARFRLP; from the coding sequence ATGGCCTTGCAACGTGAACTGCGCGAAGTCGAGGTCAGGGAGGTAGGACTTCTGGGGGCCCAGCCCCGCAAGGTGCGGGTTGACGCTGGCATTTTGGAGGCCCCCAACACGGGGTTCTTTGGCAACCTGCGCATCCCCTACAAGCTGGCCCTACTGGTCCTGCCCCTCCTTTTTCCCCTCTTCTACCTGCTTGTTTCGCTGGTGCTAAAGCAGCAGGCTGAGATCAACTTCGTCCGGGCTGAGAAGCAGGGGGTGGCGTTTCTCCAGCACACCGGTAGCCTGGCGAAGGCCATTTCTGAACACCGGAGCCTGGTGGCCCTGGGCGGTTCGACCCCGCTACAGCAGCAGAAAGCTGAGGAGGTCGACCGGGCTTTTGCCTCGCTCGAGCAGCTTGCCCGCAACGAAGCCGACCCCTTCGATCTCATTCAGCCGCTGGAGGCCCTCCGGGCCCGGTGGAACGCTCTTTTGAATCCCGGCAGCGACCCCCGCGAGCACGCCCAGCTCATCCAGGAGCTCAACCGCCTAAGCGAGCAAATCGCCTTCCGCTCCAACCTGCTGCTCGACCCCACGGTCCAGGTCTACTGGCTGGCGGACAGCGTGGTCTACCGCCTGCCCCAGGTTCTAGAGGTGCTAGGCCTGACCCAGGTGCTGGGCAGCAGCGCCCTCCGGTCCAAAAGCCTAAGCCCCGAGCAGGAGAGGCGCCTGGGCGGTCTGCTTGCTGCCCTGGCCAGCCGCACCCCCCAGCCCTGGGAAATTCCCTCGGTCACCGCCTCGCTCGAGCGCTCCATCCAGAACGCCCTGAACGCTAACCCCGAGCTGGGCAGCACCCTAGCCGAGCAGGTCTCCTCGGCCCGGGCCATCACCGAGGGTGCTGCCGAGCTGGCCCGCCGGGAGGTGCTCAGCCGGCGCTTTGGTTTGGAGGCTGCCCAGTTTCACGAGCAGCTCAGCCGGCCCATCGAGGCCTACTTCGCCGTGCAGACTGTGGGCCTGTACCAGCTCAACGCCCTGCTAGAACAGCGCCTGGGCCGCCTGGTCAACAACCAGGTGCTCAGCCTGTTCATCGTGCTGGCCGCCCTGGTTTTGTCCTTGTGGCTGATCCTGGGGGTGCTGAACTCCATCCTGGCCCCGGTGCGCGAGCTGACCAAAACCGCCACCCAGCTAGGCCAGGGCAGCCTCGATTCACTGGTGCGGCTGCGCTCGAACGACGAGCTCGGGCTGGTGGGCAAAACCCTCAACCAGTCCATTCTGACCCTGCGCAGCCTCATGGAGCGGCAGGAAGAGGAGCGCCAGCGGGGGCTTTTGCTGCAGGAAAATGTGCGCCGCTTTTTGGACGTGGCCACCGAAATCGCCAAGGGCGACCTGACCCGCCGGGGCGAGGTGAGCGGCGACATCCTGGGCAGCGTGGTCGACGCGGTCAACCTGACGGTGGAGGAGATCGGCCTCCTGCTCAAAGAGGTGAGGGCGGTAGCCGAGACGGTCAACCAGAACGCCAGCGAGATGGAGCAGCTCTCCATCTCCATCGCCAGCGGGGCCCTCGAGCAGGCCCAGGAGGTCGGCCAGGTGCAGCTACAGACCCAGCAGGTGACCCAGGGCATCCGCCAGATGGCCAGCAGCTCAGGCCAGGCCGCCGAGGCGGCTCAGAAGACCCTCGAGGCCGCCCAGGAAGGCCAGCGGGTGGTGGCCCAGACCCTTTTGGGCATGGACGAGATTCGGGCCCAGATGCAGTCCATGGCCCAAAGCGTGGAGGGCCTGGCCCAGCGCTCTAGCGAGATCGAGCAGATCACCCGGCTGCTGGAGGAATTCGCCTCCCAGACCAACCTGCTGGCCCTGAACGCGGCCTTCGAGGCTGCCGGGGCGGGGGCCGCGGGCCGGCGCTTCGCTGTGGTGGCTGAGGAAATCCGCAAGCTGGCGGAGGAGTCGGCCCGCGAGACCAGCCGGGTCAACCTGATGGTGCAGCAGGTGCAAAGCGAAATCGCCCGGGTGGTCGAGCGGGTGCAGGAGGGGGCGCGCGAGGTGGAAACCGGCCACACCCTGGCCCAAAGCGCCGGCCGCCGCCTCGAGGAGATCGGCCGGCTTGCCACCCAATCGGCCCACCTGGCCCAGGCCATCTCGCACCTGGCCCAAAGCCAGGCCGAAGCGGTGGAGCGGGTCGACCAGGCGGTGCACAGGATTGCCCAGACCGCCCAGCGCACCGGGGAAAAAAGCCAGGCCGGGCAGCAGCTGGCCCAGCGCCTGCGCGCCCTGTCGGCCCAGCTCTTGCGCGGGCTGGCCCGCTTCCGCCTACCCTGA